In the genome of Chryseobacterium arthrosphaerae, one region contains:
- a CDS encoding urea transporter yields the protein MDEFFKKLPFLDHILKGIGQIMLQENRWTGLLFLIGIFMGSWQCGVAVLISTAAGTFTAMKLKYNQAEISAGLYGFSAALVGVALAFLFDATALIWILIILGGALAAVIQHFFMRKKIPVFTFPFIVITWILVFALHHFTHIPPSAMLSAEVVPTQYDDFLTCTNGFGEVIFQGGVLSGIIFFLAVFISSPVAALYGLAASILGAGLSQWNGEPVKEIHMGLFGFNAVLSAIVFSGVKRTDGLWVLIAVLITIAIDDLLIDNHCLDAVGGVFTFPFVAGTWITLLIQKIFLKAKA from the coding sequence ATGGACGAATTTTTCAAAAAGCTCCCTTTTTTAGATCATATCCTAAAAGGAATCGGGCAGATCATGCTTCAGGAAAACAGATGGACGGGGCTTCTGTTCCTTATAGGAATCTTTATGGGAAGCTGGCAGTGTGGAGTGGCTGTTTTGATTTCAACAGCTGCCGGAACCTTTACAGCGATGAAGCTTAAATATAACCAGGCTGAAATAAGTGCAGGATTATATGGCTTCAGCGCAGCGCTTGTAGGAGTAGCATTGGCTTTTCTGTTTGATGCCACAGCTCTGATCTGGATTCTTATCATTTTGGGCGGGGCCCTGGCAGCTGTTATTCAACATTTTTTTATGCGGAAGAAAATTCCGGTATTTACTTTTCCTTTTATCGTAATCACATGGATACTGGTATTTGCACTGCATCATTTTACCCATATTCCGCCGTCTGCCATGCTGAGTGCAGAGGTGGTTCCTACGCAATATGATGATTTCCTTACCTGTACCAATGGGTTTGGTGAGGTGATCTTTCAGGGAGGAGTACTTTCAGGAATTATTTTCTTTCTTGCTGTTTTTATCAGTTCACCTGTTGCTGCTTTATACGGGTTGGCAGCATCTATCCTGGGGGCAGGATTATCCCAATGGAATGGTGAACCTGTAAAGGAAATTCATATGGGACTTTTCGGATTCAATGCCGTTCTTTCTGCCATTGTATTTTCTGGAGTAAAAAGAACAGATGGACTGTGGGTGCTGATCGCTGTTCTTATAACGATCGCAATCGATGATCTTCTGATTGACAACCATTGTCTGGATGCCGTTGGAGGGGTGTTTACCTTCCCATTCGTAGCAGGCACATGGATTACACTTTTAATTCAAAAAATATTTCTTAAAGCTAAAGCATAG
- the ureG gene encoding urease accessory protein UreG yields MENRKYIKVGVAGPVGSGKTALLERLSRKLFGTYDLGVITNDIYTKEDAEFMAKNSLLPHDRIIGVETGGCPHTAIREDASMNLEAVDELAARFPEIELVLIESGGDNLSATFSPDLADVTIFIIDVAEGEKIPRKGGPGITRSDLLIINKIDLAPYVGASLEVMENDARRMRKGNPFVFTNLKTDEGLDKVIGWIKKYALLEEIEEPNLVR; encoded by the coding sequence ATGGAAAACAGAAAATATATAAAAGTAGGAGTTGCAGGACCTGTAGGCTCAGGGAAAACTGCACTATTGGAACGTTTAAGCAGAAAATTATTCGGGACTTACGATCTTGGAGTAATTACCAATGATATTTATACCAAAGAAGATGCAGAATTTATGGCTAAAAACAGTCTTCTTCCTCATGACAGAATTATCGGGGTTGAAACCGGGGGCTGTCCCCACACTGCCATTCGTGAAGACGCCAGTATGAACCTGGAAGCAGTGGATGAACTGGCAGCCCGTTTCCCGGAGATCGAACTGGTTCTTATCGAAAGTGGAGGGGATAACCTTTCAGCCACTTTCAGCCCGGATCTTGCCGACGTTACCATTTTCATCATTGACGTTGCAGAAGGAGAAAAAATTCCCAGAAAAGGGGGGCCTGGTATTACAAGATCAGATCTATTGATCATCAACAAAATTGACCTTGCCCCATATGTAGGAGCCAGCCTTGAAGTAATGGAAAATGATGCGAGAAGAATGAGAAAAGGCAATCCTTTTGTCTTTACCAACCTTAAAACGGATGAAGGACTGGATAAAGTGATCGGCTGGATCAAAAAGTATGCTCTTTTGGAAGAAATTGAAGAACCGAACCTGGTAAGATAG
- the ureE gene encoding urease accessory protein UreE: MIINQTIGNLTEKPTEKAIDYLDLEWFETTKRIQRKKTRQGVDVAIKFLKEGQRLREGDILFEDAEKVIAVNVLETDAIVMVPGSLLEMGTVCYEIGNKHIPLFIQEDKVLLPFEMPMFRWLEASGFKPERQSVKLLNLLKSNVEPHGHGSLGSTIFTKILKMAAPKDE; this comes from the coding sequence ATGATCATTAATCAAACCATAGGCAATCTCACCGAAAAACCTACAGAAAAAGCCATAGATTATCTGGATCTTGAATGGTTTGAAACCACCAAAAGAATCCAGCGCAAAAAAACCAGACAGGGAGTGGATGTGGCGATCAAATTTCTTAAAGAAGGCCAGCGTCTGCGTGAAGGAGACATCCTTTTTGAGGATGCAGAAAAAGTAATAGCGGTCAACGTTCTGGAAACAGATGCGATCGTAATGGTTCCCGGATCTTTATTGGAAATGGGAACCGTGTGTTATGAAATCGGAAACAAGCATATTCCGCTTTTCATTCAGGAAGATAAAGTATTGCTTCCTTTTGAAATGCCTATGTTCAGATGGCTGGAGGCAAGCGGTTTCAAACCGGAAAGACAATCCGTAAAACTGCTGAACCTTCTTAAATCCAATGTAGAACCTCACGGACATGGCAGTCTGGGATCTACGATTTTTACCAAAATCTTAAAAATGGCTGCTCCAAAAGATGAATAA
- a CDS encoding urease accessory protein UreD — MDSRLNIIAGFKGGESYVKDLYVSLPFRVVSVGQRKNDKKLYQMVMSSSPGILDGDHYHLDVTLEKGSSLQLQSQSYQRLFNMEDKAVQELNVTMEDETSFAYVPHPIVPHEDSNFKSKSSVHIGKNSQIIISEIITCGRKHYGEVFKLKRFQNLMEIYHNNKLVVKDNVVIQPDLIPISSIGNLEQYTHQGTLIFYSTKENVDKQGLIEEIVEAAAQHHDEMEAGVSAMEDNGFVVRALGHGGELMYNFFLHIQEILWSLE; from the coding sequence ATGGATAGCCGTTTAAATATAATTGCAGGATTCAAGGGAGGAGAATCATATGTGAAGGATCTTTACGTTTCATTGCCTTTCAGAGTAGTTTCTGTAGGACAGAGGAAAAATGATAAGAAACTGTATCAGATGGTGATGAGCTCCTCCCCAGGAATTCTGGATGGAGACCATTACCACCTGGATGTAACCCTTGAAAAAGGATCATCTCTTCAATTGCAGTCACAGTCGTATCAGAGACTTTTCAATATGGAAGATAAAGCTGTTCAGGAGTTGAATGTGACGATGGAAGATGAAACCTCTTTTGCTTACGTTCCGCATCCCATTGTTCCTCACGAAGATTCTAACTTTAAAAGTAAATCCAGTGTTCATATCGGGAAAAACAGCCAGATCATCATCAGCGAGATCATTACGTGTGGCAGGAAACATTACGGAGAGGTTTTTAAATTGAAGCGCTTTCAGAATCTGATGGAGATTTACCATAATAACAAACTGGTTGTAAAAGATAATGTGGTCATTCAGCCGGATTTGATCCCGATCAGCAGTATCGGGAACCTGGAGCAATATACCCATCAGGGAACCTTAATCTTCTACAGCACAAAGGAGAACGTAGATAAACAGGGACTGATCGAAGAGATTGTTGAAGCAGCGGCACAGCATCATGACGAAATGGAAGCAGGAGTTTCAGCAATGGAAGATAATGGCTTTGTTGTAAGGGCTTTAGGGCATGGTGGAGAATTGATGTACAACTTTTTCCTGCATATTCAGGAAATACTCTGGTCACTCGAGTAA
- a CDS encoding TonB-dependent receptor: protein MKITKIAAVFLVMAFSGKMMAQETEKQLLIKDADDKFPIADALVKYNQGNSHTHTGTDGTFAIPVKSLPDTLVISRQGYDEVKWVMTNEDDKNKVIFLQHKPFQISEVAINHSSFLSAITKVDLNKFPVNSAQDLLRKVPGLFIAQHAGGGKAEQLFLRGFDADHGTDVSVNVDGMPVNIVSHAHGQGYSDLHFVIPETVNNIDFGKGAYYMDRGDFNTAGYVDFQTYNGLKNSMIKLEGGSFNSKRILGMFNILHDDLGRRNAYVAAEYNYTDGPFDVRQNFNRVNIFGKYNQWLTDNDYFNIQFSTFNSSWNASGQIPERAVDQGIIGRWGSIDPTEGGKTSRTNLQMNFKHIISSSEQIDAMAFYSKYNFNLYSDFTFYLKDKDHGDEIQQTDGRNIYGAEVKYTKSFALLNSSLNWISGIGLRNDDISTLQLNHVYHRDLLLDRMSDVNGTETNLHAYSGLVWKTGKWTINPAVRVDHFIFNMHNLLDPEQLPSGQSKEATRVSPKLNFSYAQSDNVMWFLKTGMGFHSNDMRVVVTNKNENTLPYSVGADFGVRLHPFRSLIITPAVWFMDLQQEFVYVGDDAVVEPSGKSRRFGADLGIRFQPLENFYLNADINYSHARFTGEEKGQDYVPLAPVVTSTGSVNWDFLHGFSLGLQYRYLGARPAVEDNSIKTKAYFVNDLMLSYNRQKWGANIQLNNLFNVKWNEAQFATETQLKGEAEPVTDLTYTPGSPFGVRVGVYYKF, encoded by the coding sequence ATGAAAATAACTAAAATAGCAGCCGTATTTCTGGTAATGGCGTTCAGTGGAAAAATGATGGCACAGGAAACAGAAAAACAGTTGTTAATCAAAGATGCAGATGACAAATTTCCAATTGCGGATGCGTTGGTGAAATACAACCAGGGAAACAGCCACACCCACACAGGAACAGACGGTACTTTTGCCATTCCGGTAAAATCCCTTCCTGATACACTGGTGATCAGCCGTCAGGGATACGATGAGGTAAAATGGGTAATGACCAATGAGGACGATAAAAATAAAGTTATTTTTTTACAGCATAAGCCTTTTCAGATCTCTGAAGTAGCCATTAATCACAGTTCGTTCTTATCAGCAATAACAAAAGTTGATCTGAATAAATTTCCGGTAAATTCAGCGCAGGATTTGCTGAGAAAAGTACCGGGATTGTTCATTGCACAGCATGCCGGAGGAGGAAAAGCCGAACAGCTTTTTTTAAGAGGGTTTGATGCTGACCACGGAACAGACGTAAGCGTCAATGTAGACGGAATGCCCGTGAATATTGTTTCTCATGCCCACGGACAGGGATATTCTGATTTGCACTTTGTCATCCCTGAAACGGTCAACAATATCGACTTCGGTAAAGGAGCTTACTATATGGATCGTGGTGACTTCAATACCGCAGGGTATGTTGATTTTCAAACCTATAACGGATTGAAAAACAGTATGATCAAACTGGAAGGAGGTTCTTTCAATTCAAAAAGAATCCTGGGAATGTTCAATATCCTTCATGATGACCTTGGAAGAAGAAATGCTTATGTGGCAGCAGAATACAATTATACCGACGGTCCTTTTGATGTCAGGCAGAACTTCAACAGAGTGAATATTTTTGGAAAGTATAATCAATGGCTTACCGATAACGATTATTTCAATATCCAGTTCTCAACTTTTAATTCTTCGTGGAATGCTTCCGGACAGATCCCGGAACGTGCAGTAGACCAGGGAATCATCGGGCGATGGGGAAGTATAGATCCTACCGAAGGCGGGAAAACCTCAAGAACCAATCTTCAGATGAACTTTAAGCATATCATTTCCTCATCTGAGCAGATTGATGCAATGGCCTTTTATTCAAAATATAATTTTAACCTGTACTCTGACTTTACTTTTTACTTAAAGGATAAAGATCATGGAGATGAAATACAGCAGACTGACGGAAGGAATATTTACGGAGCCGAAGTAAAATATACCAAAAGCTTCGCTCTTCTCAACAGCTCACTGAACTGGATCTCAGGGATAGGTTTAAGAAATGATGATATCAGTACATTACAGCTGAACCACGTTTACCACAGAGATTTACTGCTTGACAGGATGTCTGATGTAAACGGTACGGAAACCAATCTTCATGCGTACTCAGGTTTAGTCTGGAAAACAGGAAAATGGACAATTAATCCTGCAGTAAGGGTTGATCACTTTATTTTCAATATGCACAACCTGCTGGATCCTGAACAATTACCTTCCGGGCAGTCAAAGGAAGCAACAAGAGTAAGTCCTAAACTTAATTTCTCTTATGCTCAGAGTGACAATGTAATGTGGTTCCTGAAAACAGGGATGGGATTCCATTCCAATGACATGAGGGTAGTGGTGACCAATAAGAATGAAAATACACTTCCTTATTCTGTCGGTGCCGATTTCGGGGTAAGATTGCATCCTTTCAGATCATTGATTATTACCCCTGCAGTATGGTTTATGGATCTGCAGCAGGAATTTGTATATGTAGGAGACGATGCCGTAGTAGAACCATCAGGAAAATCAAGACGTTTCGGGGCAGATCTGGGAATCCGTTTCCAGCCGTTGGAAAACTTCTATCTGAATGCAGATATCAATTATTCCCATGCCAGATTTACCGGAGAAGAAAAAGGCCAGGATTATGTACCGCTGGCACCGGTAGTTACCAGCACAGGATCGGTTAACTGGGATTTTCTTCATGGCTTTTCTTTAGGACTTCAATACCGTTACCTTGGTGCCAGACCGGCCGTAGAAGACAACAGCATCAAAACGAAAGCTTATTTTGTGAATGATCTGATGCTTTCCTATAACCGTCAGAAATGGGGAGCCAATATTCAGCTCAATAACCTTTTCAATGTAAAATGGAACGAAGCCCAGTTTGCAACAGAAACACAGCTGAAAGGAGAGGCAGAACCTGTTACGGACCTTACGTATACCCCTGGAAGTCCTTTTGGAGTGAGGGTAGGCGTGTATTATAAGTTTTAG
- the ureC gene encoding urease subunit alpha, producing MSLHVDRKQYANILGPTAGDKIRLGDTEIIIEIEKDFTHYGDEAVFGGGKTVRDGMGQNVTAKRDEGVLDLCITGAVIIDHWGIVKGDIGIKDGKIVGIGKAGNPDTMDGVSPDMIIGASTEVHGGKGYIVTAGGIDTHIHYICPQQIETSLYSGITTMIGGGTGPNDGTNATTVTPGKFNMQKMLEAAEEYPMNLGFFGKGNCSAEEPIEEQVEAGALGVKIHEDWGATPATIDAALKVADKYDVQVAIHTDTLNEGGFLEDTMRAINGRVIHTFHTEGAGGGHAPDIIKAAMYPNVLPASTNPTRPYTINTIDEHLDMLMVCHHLSKNIPEDVAFADSRIRPETIAAEDILHDMGVFSIMSSDSQAMGRPGEVITRTWQTASKMKEQRGDLAEDKDSGNDNYRAKRYVAKYTINPAIAHGISEYVGSVEEGKLADLVIWKPALFGVKPEMIVKGGFVIAAKMGDPNASIPTPQPIIYRNMFGAHGKAKFGTCANFVSQISIDNGTIASYKLEKMILPVRNCRNIGKKDLIHNDKTPLIEVNPENYKVTVDGEYITCEPAEKLPLTQLYYLF from the coding sequence GCCCAACAGCCGGCGACAAAATCAGACTGGGGGACACTGAAATCATTATTGAAATCGAAAAAGATTTCACCCATTACGGAGACGAGGCTGTTTTCGGAGGTGGGAAAACCGTACGTGACGGTATGGGACAGAATGTGACTGCCAAAAGAGATGAGGGGGTTCTTGACCTTTGCATCACAGGAGCCGTAATTATTGACCACTGGGGAATTGTAAAAGGAGATATCGGAATTAAAGACGGGAAAATTGTAGGAATCGGAAAAGCAGGAAATCCGGATACGATGGATGGTGTATCTCCTGATATGATCATCGGTGCTTCTACGGAAGTTCATGGTGGGAAAGGATACATTGTAACTGCCGGAGGTATAGACACCCATATCCACTATATCTGCCCGCAACAGATTGAAACTTCTCTATACAGTGGCATCACAACCATGATTGGAGGTGGAACAGGCCCGAATGACGGAACAAATGCTACAACAGTTACCCCTGGTAAATTCAACATGCAGAAAATGCTTGAAGCAGCAGAAGAATATCCAATGAATTTAGGATTTTTCGGAAAAGGAAACTGTTCGGCAGAAGAACCTATTGAAGAGCAGGTGGAAGCCGGGGCTTTAGGGGTGAAAATTCACGAAGACTGGGGAGCAACGCCTGCAACCATTGATGCCGCTTTGAAAGTAGCAGATAAGTATGACGTTCAGGTTGCGATCCACACAGATACCTTAAATGAAGGTGGTTTTCTTGAAGATACAATGAGAGCCATCAACGGAAGAGTAATCCATACTTTCCACACGGAAGGCGCAGGAGGAGGCCACGCTCCGGACATCATTAAAGCAGCAATGTATCCAAATGTACTGCCGGCATCTACCAATCCTACACGTCCTTATACGATCAATACCATCGATGAGCACCTGGATATGTTGATGGTTTGCCATCACCTGAGCAAAAACATCCCTGAAGACGTAGCATTCGCAGATTCACGCATCCGTCCGGAAACCATTGCAGCAGAAGATATTCTTCATGATATGGGCGTTTTCAGTATTATGAGCTCTGACTCGCAGGCAATGGGAAGACCGGGAGAAGTTATTACAAGAACCTGGCAGACGGCAAGCAAAATGAAGGAGCAGAGAGGGGATCTGGCAGAAGATAAAGACAGCGGAAACGATAACTACCGTGCTAAAAGATATGTAGCAAAATATACCATCAACCCGGCAATTGCCCATGGTATTTCAGAATATGTAGGTTCTGTTGAAGAAGGAAAACTGGCAGATCTGGTCATCTGGAAACCTGCATTATTCGGAGTAAAACCTGAAATGATCGTTAAAGGAGGATTTGTAATTGCTGCTAAAATGGGAGACCCGAATGCTTCTATTCCAACACCTCAGCCGATCATCTACAGAAATATGTTCGGCGCCCACGGAAAAGCTAAGTTCGGAACTTGTGCCAACTTCGTATCTCAGATTTCTATTGATAACGGAACCATTGCTTCCTACAAACTGGAGAAAATGATTCTTCCTGTCAGAAACTGTAGAAATATTGGTAAAAAAGACCTCATCCACAACGACAAAACTCCTCTTATCGAAGTCAATCCTGAAAATTATAAAGTAACGGTAGACGGTGAATACATCACTTGTGAACCTGCAGAGAAACTTCCTTTAACACAGTTGTATTACTTGTTCTAA
- a CDS encoding urease accessory protein UreF, translating to MNLNFLSGLLHLADPTLPIGGYTHSNGLETYVQEKIVHNVETAKEFVQNMLQYNLKFNDGAFVKLAYKAAEKEDLQTLLNLDNECNAIKCPKEIRQASQKLGLRLIKIFKRRESFPLMESFEKAIQNKEANSHYCIVFGVYAHLMKIPLYEALLGFYYTSVAGMITNAVKLVPLGQLDGQDILFSLYPVMEKTVWETMELDRDMVGLCNTAFDIRCMQHERLYSRLYMS from the coding sequence ATGAACCTCAACTTCTTGTCAGGGCTGCTTCACCTTGCAGATCCTACACTGCCGATCGGTGGCTATACGCATTCCAACGGACTTGAAACCTATGTACAGGAAAAGATTGTGCATAATGTGGAGACAGCAAAAGAATTTGTACAGAACATGCTTCAGTACAACCTTAAATTCAACGACGGGGCTTTTGTGAAACTGGCTTATAAAGCCGCAGAAAAAGAAGATCTGCAGACACTTCTGAACCTTGACAATGAGTGTAATGCAATAAAATGCCCGAAAGAAATAAGACAGGCCAGTCAGAAATTAGGGCTGAGACTGATTAAAATCTTCAAAAGAAGAGAAAGCTTTCCGCTCATGGAATCCTTTGAGAAAGCAATTCAGAATAAAGAAGCCAATTCCCATTACTGCATTGTGTTCGGAGTATATGCCCATTTAATGAAAATTCCTTTATATGAGGCATTACTGGGGTTCTATTATACTTCTGTAGCCGGAATGATTACCAATGCCGTAAAATTAGTTCCCCTGGGGCAACTTGACGGGCAGGATATCTTATTCTCACTCTATCCGGTCATGGAAAAAACAGTTTGGGAAACCATGGAACTGGACAGGGATATGGTAGGGCTTTGTAATACAGCATTTGATATCAGGTGTATGCAGCACGAAAGATTGTATTCAAGACTTTATATGTCGTAA